The DNA window CTGCTCGGCGTCGCTGAGGCCGTCGAGCATGGCCAGCATCGCGTCCTTCATGTCGCCGAGCGGGGTGTGCGTGGCGTTGCTGTCGTCGGTCCAGCTGGTCGGCTCGACGCCGACGAAGTACGGCGAGGCCCCGACGACCTCCCCCGACTTGTACGACATGTGGACGGCGAGGTGGTGCCCGCCGAAGTTCAGCTCCCAGGTGCCGGTCGTGCTCGGCGTGCCCAGGAACGCCAGGTAGTAGAGGCCGCTGCCGTACCCGCCGGTGCCGCCGGTGCCGCCGCCGGGTCCACCGGACATCATGCCGCCACCGTCCGGCCCGCCCGACATCATGCCGCCGGGGCCACCGGACATCCCGGCCGGCGGCCCGCCGGACATCATGCCCCCACCGGGCCCGCCGCTGCTGCCGGCACTGCTGCCGCTGCTGCTCCCCTGCGCGTCGGCCAGGTAGTCGTCGGCGAGCAGCAGCTGCTCCACCCGCTCGTACCCGCTGCCGGTCTGCGCGCCGAGCGCCGTCTTCAGCACGCTCTTCGCGGCGGCGAGCTGGCTCGCGTCGAGGTCGCCGAAGCTGATCCCGGGGCGGCAGGTGGAGCCGCACGGCAGGTTCGACCAGCTGACCGCGTTCTCCTCGGTGAGCTCCAGCTGAGCCTCGGTCTTCTGGTCGTCGTCGAGGGTGGCGAGGAAGGCCTCGGCCGCCTCGACGACGCCGGCCACCGACTTGTCGTACGACTTCACGGCCGGCGCGGTGGTCGCGGTGGTGGTGGCCGTCTCCTCGTCGTCCCCGCCGCACCCGGCGACCGGGAGCAGCAGGACCGCCGTGACGGCGAGACGCAGTAGTTGTTTCACCAATCGGACGTTACAGCTTTTTTATGCTTTTATACGGCGTTTACCATCTTCAACGCCTCATCGCGCAGTTCCGGGCTGCGCGCGTAGATCGAGGCGCCCGGCCCCGGCCGGTCCCCGCCGTCGAACCGGGCATAACACCCGCCCGCCTCGGTCACGATCAGCGAGGTCGCCGCGAAGTCCCAGATCTGCCCGCTGGTCTGCGCGCCCAGGTCGAGGTCACCGCGGGCCACCAGCAGCGGCGGGTGCAGCGCCCAGGGACGCTCCTGCGCGCGCTCGATCAGCGCGGCGGCCGGCGCGCGCCCCCAGTCGGGCACCACCCCGAGCGTGCAGGCGCCGAGCGCCGGCGACGGCCCGTCCGCCACGCGGATCCGGGTGGCGTCCGCGATCCGGCCGTCCCGCACGCTCCCCTCGTACGCCCCGGTCCCGAGCCCGGCCCACCACAGGCGCGCCTGCGCCGGCACCACCGCGACCGCCGCCGTGATCGCGCCCTGGTCCTCGAGGGCCACCAGCACGAGCCACCTGTCGTCGCCCTCGACGAACAGCGCCGTCCCGTCGATGGGGTCGATGATCCAGCGGCGGCCGGCGTCCCCGCCCGTCGCGCCGTGCTCCTCGCCGAGCACCGCGTCGCCGGGACGCGCCGCGCCGAGCACGGCCCGGATCGCGGTCTCGACGGCCCGGTCCGCGGCGGTCACCACCGATCCGTCGG is part of the Actinoplanes missouriensis 431 genome and encodes:
- a CDS encoding DUF3500 domain-containing protein, which translates into the protein MKQLLRLAVTAVLLLPVAGCGGDDEETATTTATTAPAVKSYDKSVAGVVEAAEAFLATLDDDQKTEAQLELTEENAVSWSNLPCGSTCRPGISFGDLDASQLAAAKSVLKTALGAQTGSGYERVEQLLLADDYLADAQGSSSGSSAGSSGGPGGGMMSGGPPAGMSGGPGGMMSGGPDGGGMMSGGPGGGTGGTGGYGSGLYYLAFLGTPSTTGTWELNFGGHHLAVHMSYKSGEVVGASPYFVGVEPTSWTDDSNATHTPLGDMKDAMLAMLDGLSDAEQSEAKLSQSFSDVLVGPQEDGQFPATKQGLAVSSLTDDQKDLVLAAIKPWVAGADDATATSLLATYEGELDKTYVGWSGTTGLDTHADYVRIDGPSVWVEFVCQNGVVIQNKIHYHTVYRDHTRDYGGEFSFS
- a CDS encoding inositol monophosphatase family protein, yielding MRSPDHLRSPDHLRSPDHLKSADDLEIAQAAALAGAEEALRHFAVVAELPRELKSDGSVVTAADRAVETAIRAVLGAARPGDAVLGEEHGATGGDAGRRWIIDPIDGTALFVEGDDRWLVLVALEDQGAITAAVAVVPAQARLWWAGLGTGAYEGSVRDGRIADATRIRVADGPSPALGACTLGVVPDWGRAPAAALIERAQERPWALHPPLLVARGDLDLGAQTSGQIWDFAATSLIVTEAGGCYARFDGGDRPGPGASIYARSPELRDEALKMVNAV